Proteins from a genomic interval of Verrucomicrobiales bacterium:
- the lhgO gene encoding L-2-hydroxyglutarate oxidase, whose translation MTRVDFAVIGGGIVGLATALSIGRRFQKASVAVLEKEADLALHQTGRNSGVIHSGIYYKPGSFKARFARAGSQSMVHFCREHGIAHEVCGKLIVATRETEVPGLEALLQRGRQNELEVERVSPEAVREIEPHVRCVAALQVRATGIVNYRQVSLKYAELIRAQGGEICFGAGVNGIRDEGGRHRIETASATVDARFLINCAGLHSDRITERAGERAPARIVPFRGEYYELVPERRSLVKGLIYPVPNPDFPFLGVHFTRMIDGSVHAGPNAVLAFRREGYHKTDLNFGDLADTLTFGGFWRMAAKHWREGSREMWRSWSRAAFLRSLQELIPEVQDADLRPCAAGVRAQALLPSGQLVDDFLVVQGRNSLHVCNAPSPAATASIEIGRYIADQIPASFPG comes from the coding sequence ATGACGCGTGTTGATTTCGCCGTGATCGGTGGCGGTATTGTCGGGCTGGCCACTGCCCTGTCGATTGGGCGCCGTTTTCAGAAAGCCTCGGTTGCCGTGCTCGAAAAGGAAGCCGACCTGGCTCTCCATCAAACCGGCCGCAACAGCGGGGTCATTCATTCCGGTATCTACTACAAGCCAGGCAGCTTTAAAGCCCGCTTTGCCCGGGCGGGGAGCCAATCCATGGTGCACTTCTGCCGTGAGCATGGAATTGCTCACGAGGTTTGCGGCAAGCTGATTGTCGCCACCCGCGAGACCGAGGTGCCAGGGCTCGAGGCGCTGCTCCAGCGAGGCCGTCAGAACGAACTCGAAGTCGAGCGCGTTTCACCCGAGGCGGTGCGGGAGATTGAACCGCATGTGCGCTGTGTGGCGGCTCTCCAGGTGCGCGCCACCGGCATCGTCAACTATCGGCAGGTGAGCCTAAAGTATGCTGAGCTGATACGCGCCCAGGGGGGAGAGATCTGCTTCGGGGCTGGGGTCAATGGCATCCGTGACGAGGGCGGACGGCATCGGATCGAAACCGCATCGGCGACTGTTGATGCCCGCTTTCTCATCAATTGCGCCGGGCTTCACAGTGATCGGATCACTGAGCGAGCCGGGGAGCGTGCTCCGGCGAGGATCGTGCCGTTTCGCGGGGAGTATTATGAGCTGGTTCCGGAACGTCGGTCGCTGGTGAAAGGGCTCATCTATCCAGTGCCGAACCCAGACTTTCCATTTCTGGGGGTGCACTTCACGCGCATGATCGACGGCTCGGTGCACGCCGGCCCTAACGCGGTGTTAGCGTTTCGACGTGAAGGCTATCACAAGACGGACCTCAACTTCGGGGATCTGGCGGACACGTTGACGTTTGGCGGGTTCTGGAGGATGGCAGCCAAGCACTGGCGGGAGGGAAGTCGCGAGATGTGGCGATCGTGGAGTCGCGCGGCCTTTTTGCGCAGCCTCCAGGAGCTGATACCGGAGGTTCAAGACGCGGATCTGCGGCCCTGCGCGGCGGGGGTTCGTGCTCAGGCCCTCTTGCCGAGCGGCCAGCTGGTTGACGATTTCCTGGTGGTGCAGGGGCGCAACTCACTGCATGTCTGCAACGCTCCCTCACCTGCCGCCACCGCCTCGATTGAAATCGGGCGCTACATCGCGGATCAAATCCCGGCGAGCTTCCCCGGGTAA